Part of the Cryptosporangium arvum DSM 44712 genome, ACCCGAGGTCGCCTGGATCTTCGACGGCGTGGACGAGGACCCGATCGGTGCGTACGGGCGGGTGATGGGCGGCGCGGCCGGCGACGAACTGGACCGGGCCGACCCGACGCTCGGAACCCCGGCCAACGCCGTCGTCCTGGCCAGCTCCCGCGACCACGGCCGCACCTACCAGCGCGACGCGTCCGAGGTCGCGTTCATCCTCGACGGTCAGCACGGCGGAGACGTCGACCCCGAGGTGCACTCGGACGTCGTCTACTTCGAAACCCCGGGCGGGGGCGCGGTGTTCGCGGCCGGATCGATCGCGTACTCCGGGGCCCTGCTGGAGAACGGCTCGCAGAACGGGATCTCTCGGATGACCGAGAACGTCGTCCGCCGATTCGCCCACCTCGACGCAGCAGAAGGGAACCCGGCATGACTCGCCGCCACGACAACAAGGTCGCGTTCGTCACCGGCGCCGGTGCCGGGATCGGACGCGCGATAGCCCGGAACCTGGCCGCCGGGGGCGCGCGGGTCGTCGTCACCGACATCGACGGAGCCGCGGCCGCCACCGTCGCGTCCGGCCTCGCCGACGACGGCGCCGACGCGATCGCGATCCCGCTCGACGTGCGCGACGCGGCCCAGATCGACGCGGCGGTAGCCCGGGCCGAGGAGGCGTTCGGTGCCGTCCACCTGCTGGCCAACAACGCGGGGGTGGTGACCGACCACTCGTTGGCCACGCTCACCGAAGAGGCGTGGGACTTCGTCTTCGACGTCAACCTGAAGGGCCAGTTCCTCGTCGCGCGTGCCGTCGCCGCGGCCATGGCCCGCACCGGCGGGGGCGCCATCGTCAACCTGTCGACGATCGAGGCGCTCGTCGTCGTCACCTCGGGGTCGACCGCCCAGCCGCACTACAACGCCAGCAAGGGCGGCGTGCCGATGCTGACGAAAGCCCTCGCCGTCGAGCTGGCCGGCGCCGGCATCCGCGTCAACTGCGTCGCGCCCGGCCCGATCGCGACCGACTTCTTCGACTTCGAGACGGTGACGTCCGAGGCCGGTCTGGAGTTCATGAAGCAGCGGCTGCTGATCCCGCGGGTGGGCCGGCCCGAGGACATCGCCCAGGCGGTCTCCTTCCTGCTCTCCGACGAAGCGTCCTGGATCGACGGCGTCCAGCTGCCGGTCGACGGCGGGTGGCTGACGCGGTGAGCGATCAGATCCTCGCCGCGGCGGGCATCACCGGTGACGTCCACACGGTCATCGTCGCGACACCCGACCTGCAGGGCCGCCTGGTCGGCCGGCGTATCCCGATCGAGGGCTTCGAACGGGCCGTCGAGGAGGGCGTCGACGTCTGCACCTGCGTCTTCGCCTGGGACCTCACCCAGAGTCTGGAGCTGGTGGAGGCGAACGTCTTCGCGCTCTGCGGGGTGCACAACGGGATACCGGACTTCACGCTCGTCCCGGACCTTTCGACCCTGCGCCGGGCGGCCTGGCTGAACGGGATCGCGATCTGCTTCGCCGACGCCGTCGACAAGCACACGCGTGAGCCGCTGGCCCTCTCGCCGCGGGAGATCCTGAAGAAGCAGATCGCCGAGCTCACCACGTCGGGCATTCGCGCCCGGACCGGCACCGAGCTGGAGTTCTACTTGTTCCTCAATGCTCCCAGGGCGTTGCGTCAGGCGGGGTTCCGCGGCCTCGAGCCGACCACGCTGACCCCGTCGGACTTCATGATCCACGAGGGGAACCACTACGAGCCGTTCTTCCACCGGCTCCGCACGGACCTGCGTGACTCGCGGATCGAGATGGAGGCGGCGCAGAGCGAGTGGGGCTCGGGCCAGTGGGAGATGACGTTCCGCTACGGCGAGCCGCTGGAGATGGCCGACCGGCACGCCCTCTACAAGCTGGCGGTGCGCGACAGCGCCGCGGCCGCGGGAATGTCGGCCACCTTCATGGCCAAGCCGCTCAACGACGGGCAACCCGGGTCGTCGTGCCACGTGCACGTCTCGATGGTCGACCTCGACGGTCGGCCGACGTTCTGGGATCCCTCGGCCGAGCACGGACTCAGCGCCACGATGCGTCACGCGATCGGCGGGGTCCTCGAGCACGCGCCCGACCTCATGGCGTGGTACGCCCCGACGGTCAACGCCTACCGTCGCGTCAACTCGGGGGACGTCGCCGGCTGGGGCAGCGCCTGGGGGCTCGACAACCGCACGACCTCGGTGCGCGTCGTCGGACGGCGGGAGCAGGACCTCCGCTTCGAGTTCCGGCTGCCCGGCGCCGACACGAACCCGTACCTGACCCTGGCCGGGCTCCTCGCCTCCGCGCACCAGGGAATCCTCGACAAGACCAACCCGCCCCCGATGACGACGGGCAACGGTTACGACACGCCGGTCGACCCGGCGTTCCCGTCGAATCTCGGGGAGGCCGCCGCCCGGTTGCGGCGCTCGGCCTTCGTCGCCGGGGCCATCGGGGAGGAACAGCGCGATCACCTGGCGGTCCTGGCCGATCACGAGTGGCGCACGTTCATGTCCCACACCAGCGACTGGGACCTCGATCGATACTTCGACCGGATCTGAGGCGACGATGCACCTTCCCGTCCCACGCACCTGGCTCGCCGGCGTACCGGGCGCCAACACCGCGCCGGCCGTCCGCGACCTGTTCGACCCCAACACCGGAGAACACCTCCAGACCTACGCGTTCTCCGCCGACCAGCAGGTCGACGCCGTGCTCGACGCGGCGGTCGCGGCCCATGCCTCGGGGCGGTGGGCGGACGCCGACCTGGCGGAGCGCGCGGTCGTGCTCTCGGCGTTCGCCACCCGGCTGGAGGGGGTGGCCGACACGATCGCCGAGCTGGACGCACTCAACAGCGGTGTGCCGGTGCGCTTCACCCGCATGTTCGCCGAGAGCCTTCCGGGTACCGTCCGGCGCGCGGTGGAACTCGCGGAGGAGCAGTCCACCCGGCGCTGGCTCGAGGCCGACGGACGCCGCGTGCAGTTGCGCCGCCGTGCCTGGGGCCCGACCGCACTGCTGCTGCCCTGGAACGCGCCCGCGGCGGTGCTGGTGAAGAATGTGGCTTACGCCCTGGTCGCGGGAGCTCCGGTGGTCGCGAAACCGTCGCCGGAGTCACCGTGGAGCGCGGAGATCGTCGCGGACGCGCTGACCGCGGCCGGCGTCCCGGCGGGGGTCTTCGGGCTCGTCCACGGGGATGCCCGGGTCGGGGCGCTGATCGCGGCCGACCCGCGCATCCAGGCGATCTCGATGACCGGCTCCACGCACTCCGGACGCAGCGTGGCCTCGGCCGCCGGCCGCAACCTGACCCGGCTCCGTCTGGAGCTCGGCTCCAACAACCCGGCAGTGGTGCTCGCGGACGCCGACGTTCCGGCCACGGCGCGGGCGCTGGCCTCCGGCTTCACCAAGCTGAACGGGCAGTGGTGCGAGGCGCCCAGGGCGGTCTACGCCGACAGCGGCCTGACCGGGGAGCTCGTCGACGCGCTCGTCGCCGAGATCGAGCAGCTCCGGCTCGGACCGAGCACCTCCGGGGACACCACGTTCGGGCCGATGGCGTTCGCCGGCCGGAAGTCGGTCCTGGAGGACCAGGTCACGGCGATGGCCGCTCCCGGGGCCCGGTCGGTGGCGCCGCTCGCGCTGCCCTCCGACGGGTGGTTCCTCTCGCCCACCCTGATCGTCGGGGACGAGGTGCGCCTTCCGGGCGAGGTGTTCGGGCCGGTGCTCGCGATCAGCCCGGTGACCGGCGACCGCCGGGCGGTGGCCCGGGCGAACGCGCTCGGCGGCGGTCTGGCCGGCTACGTGTTCACCCGCGACGTGGAGCGCGGGCTCGAGGTCGGGTCA contains:
- a CDS encoding SDR family NAD(P)-dependent oxidoreductase is translated as MTRRHDNKVAFVTGAGAGIGRAIARNLAAGGARVVVTDIDGAAAATVASGLADDGADAIAIPLDVRDAAQIDAAVARAEEAFGAVHLLANNAGVVTDHSLATLTEEAWDFVFDVNLKGQFLVARAVAAAMARTGGGAIVNLSTIEALVVVTSGSTAQPHYNASKGGVPMLTKALAVELAGAGIRVNCVAPGPIATDFFDFETVTSEAGLEFMKQRLLIPRVGRPEDIAQAVSFLLSDEASWIDGVQLPVDGGWLTR
- a CDS encoding glutamine synthetase family protein; the encoded protein is MSDQILAAAGITGDVHTVIVATPDLQGRLVGRRIPIEGFERAVEEGVDVCTCVFAWDLTQSLELVEANVFALCGVHNGIPDFTLVPDLSTLRRAAWLNGIAICFADAVDKHTREPLALSPREILKKQIAELTTSGIRARTGTELEFYLFLNAPRALRQAGFRGLEPTTLTPSDFMIHEGNHYEPFFHRLRTDLRDSRIEMEAAQSEWGSGQWEMTFRYGEPLEMADRHALYKLAVRDSAAAAGMSATFMAKPLNDGQPGSSCHVHVSMVDLDGRPTFWDPSAEHGLSATMRHAIGGVLEHAPDLMAWYAPTVNAYRRVNSGDVAGWGSAWGLDNRTTSVRVVGRREQDLRFEFRLPGADTNPYLTLAGLLASAHQGILDKTNPPPMTTGNGYDTPVDPAFPSNLGEAAARLRRSAFVAGAIGEEQRDHLAVLADHEWRTFMSHTSDWDLDRYFDRI
- a CDS encoding aldehyde dehydrogenase family protein, which gives rise to MHLPVPRTWLAGVPGANTAPAVRDLFDPNTGEHLQTYAFSADQQVDAVLDAAVAAHASGRWADADLAERAVVLSAFATRLEGVADTIAELDALNSGVPVRFTRMFAESLPGTVRRAVELAEEQSTRRWLEADGRRVQLRRRAWGPTALLLPWNAPAAVLVKNVAYALVAGAPVVAKPSPESPWSAEIVADALTAAGVPAGVFGLVHGDARVGALIAADPRIQAISMTGSTHSGRSVASAAGRNLTRLRLELGSNNPAVVLADADVPATARALASGFTKLNGQWCEAPRAVYADSGLTGELVDALVAEIEQLRLGPSTSGDTTFGPMAFAGRKSVLEDQVTAMAAPGARSVAPLALPSDGWFLSPTLIVGDEVRLPGEVFGPVLAISPVTGDRRAVARANALGGGLAGYVFTRDVERGLEVGSQIVAGEVKLNGTSLLDMARDSAQSFFGTSGLGGHGDRDVLEFFAGKQVLGADLPDPAI